From a region of the uncultured Desulfatiglans sp. genome:
- a CDS encoding Indolepyruvate ferredoxin oxidoreductase — protein sequence MNRIAAFQPGETALLQGNEAIARGVLEGGAVFCAAYPGNPSSEILETLAECSKDLPMYVEWSTNEKVALEAATAASFAGCRAMVSMKQNGVNVASDFLTNLTLSGTKAGIVLISCDDPSGISSTNEEDARLFARMTDIPLLEPTTPQEALEMTRWAFELSEKISNVVMLRSVSRLSHTRSCVQVGALPSLDTRPWFDPRRAFHTFPVVAKHAGRHRKLEEAARLFESSPFNSYVGPEKPELLVIASGCAWSYASEARDLLGLGERVAILKLGTTWPLPAEFVARQLERSRRILFAEDVDPFVEDSVKALAADLGTRIGVREFFGKTSGHIPACGELTPAHLMDVMGSFFEIDWLDETYRHKVAALIGDSLPLREFGFCPGCPHRGSYYAVKKALAWDGRNGFVSGDIGCYTMGIWPTGFNQVKSVHAMGSGIGLACGYGKLTSLGFDQPVVTVCGDSTFFHAGLPGLVNAKFNQADILLLILDNSATAMTGFQPHPGTGKTAMGNSTEPVDVEALCRSLGVTVAVSDPYRMEETAQTLYGLIQQEGPRVLILRRKCALVQGREGGFPFRMRVDQEKCLGEACGCNRYCTRVFRCPGLVWDEKAQKSIIDEVICVGCGICADICPQGAIIRERK from the coding sequence ATGAACCGCATTGCAGCCTTTCAACCCGGTGAAACGGCCCTCCTTCAGGGAAACGAGGCGATTGCCCGAGGGGTGTTGGAGGGAGGTGCGGTCTTCTGCGCGGCTTACCCCGGAAACCCTTCTTCGGAGATCCTCGAAACCCTTGCCGAGTGCAGCAAGGATCTGCCGATGTACGTCGAGTGGTCGACCAATGAGAAGGTGGCCCTCGAAGCAGCTACCGCCGCGTCTTTCGCGGGATGCCGCGCCATGGTCAGCATGAAGCAGAACGGCGTGAACGTCGCCTCCGACTTCCTGACCAACCTGACGCTGTCCGGCACCAAAGCGGGCATCGTTTTGATTTCCTGCGACGACCCTTCCGGTATCTCCAGCACGAACGAGGAGGATGCACGCCTGTTCGCCCGCATGACCGACATTCCTCTCCTCGAGCCTACAACACCGCAGGAGGCCCTGGAGATGACCCGCTGGGCCTTCGAACTCTCGGAGAAGATTTCGAACGTGGTCATGCTCCGGAGTGTCTCGAGGCTCTCCCACACACGTTCGTGTGTTCAGGTAGGGGCGCTTCCTTCTCTCGACACGCGCCCCTGGTTCGACCCCAGGCGGGCATTCCACACCTTCCCGGTGGTTGCCAAGCACGCGGGGCGCCACCGGAAACTGGAGGAGGCGGCGCGGCTTTTCGAAAGTTCCCCTTTCAATTCCTATGTGGGCCCCGAAAAGCCCGAACTCCTGGTGATCGCTTCAGGCTGCGCCTGGAGCTACGCCTCGGAGGCGCGGGACCTGCTCGGTTTGGGGGAAAGGGTTGCAATCCTCAAACTGGGGACGACATGGCCGCTCCCCGCCGAGTTCGTCGCGCGTCAGCTCGAACGCTCGAGGCGCATCCTTTTTGCCGAAGACGTCGACCCGTTCGTGGAGGACTCGGTAAAGGCGCTTGCGGCAGACTTGGGGACGCGGATCGGCGTGCGGGAGTTTTTCGGCAAGACCTCTGGGCATATCCCGGCGTGCGGAGAACTCACCCCGGCGCACCTCATGGACGTGATGGGCTCCTTTTTCGAGATCGACTGGCTCGATGAAACCTATCGGCATAAGGTGGCAGCGCTGATCGGCGATTCGCTTCCGCTTCGCGAGTTCGGATTCTGCCCCGGCTGTCCTCATCGAGGGTCTTATTACGCCGTCAAAAAGGCCCTTGCCTGGGATGGCCGGAACGGTTTCGTATCGGGGGACATCGGTTGTTACACGATGGGGATCTGGCCTACGGGTTTCAACCAGGTCAAATCCGTTCACGCCATGGGCTCCGGGATCGGTTTGGCCTGCGGCTACGGGAAACTCACCAGCCTTGGATTCGATCAGCCTGTGGTGACCGTCTGTGGTGATTCCACCTTTTTTCACGCGGGGCTGCCCGGACTTGTCAACGCAAAATTCAACCAGGCCGACATCCTGCTGCTCATTTTGGACAACAGCGCCACCGCCATGACGGGTTTTCAACCCCACCCAGGCACTGGAAAGACGGCCATGGGGAACTCCACCGAGCCGGTTGACGTCGAGGCCCTGTGCCGTTCGCTCGGGGTTACGGTTGCCGTCTCCGACCCCTACAGGATGGAAGAGACTGCCCAAACGTTGTACGGGTTGATACAGCAGGAAGGACCGCGCGTTCTGATTCTGAGGCGGAAATGCGCCCTGGTTCAGGGAAGGGAGGGGGGGTTCCCTTTCCGTATGCGTGTCGATCAGGAGAAGTGCCTGGGGGAGGCCTGCGGCTGCAACCGCTATTGCACGCGAGTCTTTCGCTGCCCGGGCCTCGTTTGGGATGAGAAGGCGCAGAAGTCGATCATCGATGAGGTGATCTGCGTGGGTTGCGGCATCTGCGCCGACATCTGCCCGCAGGGCGCCATCATTCGTGAACGGAAATAA
- a CDS encoding Coenzyme F420 hydrogenase, translating into MQPSLNGGQTGLIEQVIGPGLCVGCGACVGLCPYQEYKDGRIVVIDRCHAENSRCYQICPQCAGGPQKPGGIEGALSVPDGIGTCLEIHMARGTDDEITAGSQYGGMVSSLLVRSLESGVVDNVVLTTKGGGEAPAGTLARSREEILACAGSRYNAAGGLAAMNRAYGNGATRMAVVGLPCQMIALERLAKLQPDGSERSGAVELKLGLFCTWALDYRVLRDFLKSEGIDAPARKYDIPPPPAARFDVDTSQGMRHFPLDEIRPAIQKGCRICRDMTAEYADISIGAAEGYPGWNTVLVRTETGRRLFADSCAAGLVEVRPLPEANLEHLAEAARNKRRRGEEALSEIRGGQS; encoded by the coding sequence ATGCAACCCAGCCTTAATGGAGGGCAGACCGGCCTGATCGAACAGGTGATCGGTCCGGGGCTTTGCGTCGGCTGCGGAGCCTGCGTCGGCCTTTGCCCATATCAGGAATACAAGGACGGACGGATCGTAGTCATCGACCGTTGCCACGCCGAGAACAGCCGGTGTTATCAGATCTGCCCACAGTGCGCCGGGGGACCTCAAAAGCCTGGGGGCATCGAAGGGGCGCTCTCCGTCCCTGATGGAATCGGGACTTGCCTGGAGATCCACATGGCCAGGGGTACGGACGACGAGATCACCGCCGGAAGCCAGTATGGCGGCATGGTCTCCTCGCTCCTCGTCCGCTCTCTGGAAAGCGGAGTCGTGGACAACGTCGTCCTCACCACGAAGGGGGGGGGCGAGGCGCCTGCCGGGACCCTCGCCCGGAGCCGCGAAGAGATCCTTGCGTGTGCGGGTTCCCGTTACAATGCAGCAGGAGGACTCGCGGCCATGAACCGTGCCTACGGGAATGGCGCCACCCGGATGGCCGTGGTCGGGCTTCCCTGCCAGATGATCGCCCTCGAGCGGTTGGCAAAGCTTCAGCCTGACGGCTCGGAAAGGAGCGGTGCGGTTGAACTCAAACTGGGGCTTTTCTGCACATGGGCGCTAGATTATCGCGTCCTCCGCGATTTTCTGAAGAGCGAGGGAATCGATGCTCCCGCCCGCAAATACGATATTCCGCCACCGCCGGCCGCTCGCTTCGACGTCGACACCTCGCAGGGGATGAGACATTTTCCTTTGGACGAAATTAGGCCTGCCATCCAGAAGGGATGCCGGATCTGCCGGGATATGACCGCAGAATACGCGGATATCTCGATAGGCGCAGCCGAGGGATACCCGGGCTGGAACACGGTCCTGGTCCGGACGGAAACCGGGCGAAGGCTTTTCGCGGATTCGTGTGCGGCCGGCCTCGTGGAGGTTCGTCCTTTACCGGAAGCCAACCTCGAGCACCTTGCAGAAGCGGCCCGAAACAAGCGCCGGAGAGGGGAAGAGGCCCTTTCCGAGATCCGGGGAGGTCAATCATGA
- a CDS encoding Indolepyruvate ferredoxin oxidoreductase has translation MNGNKTIRQTAHFAALRKTEEIMLLNLIITGVGGQGNVLASQILGRAAVKKGLQVTIGETFGLSQRGGPVMSHVRVSDERLLSPIIPPNCADVVVGLEPLETVRILSEFGNDGCTFIVNSRPIYPLNVIAGDVAYPDPDWMRATIEACARRLYWLEGTQQAIELGGPIMLNMVMLGALCALEEMPILQPDVEAVIGELFPVSKLEPNRRALQTGREMVLSYEN, from the coding sequence GTGAACGGAAATAAGACGATCCGGCAAACGGCGCATTTCGCTGCGCTCAGGAAAACCGAGGAAATCATGCTGTTGAATTTGATTATTACAGGGGTGGGCGGTCAGGGGAATGTCCTGGCCTCGCAGATCCTCGGCCGGGCCGCGGTCAAGAAGGGACTGCAGGTGACCATTGGCGAGACCTTCGGCCTTTCTCAGCGCGGAGGGCCTGTGATGAGCCACGTCCGGGTCTCGGACGAGCGGCTTTTGAGCCCGATCATTCCCCCCAACTGCGCGGACGTGGTGGTGGGTCTCGAACCGCTCGAGACCGTCCGAATCCTGTCGGAATTCGGAAACGACGGTTGCACCTTCATCGTCAACTCGCGCCCGATCTATCCGCTGAACGTGATCGCAGGGGATGTCGCTTATCCGGATCCGGATTGGATGCGTGCTACGATCGAAGCCTGCGCCCGAAGGCTTTACTGGCTGGAAGGCACACAGCAGGCGATCGAACTCGGCGGTCCGATCATGCTCAATATGGTGATGCTGGGCGCCCTCTGCGCTTTGGAGGAGATGCCGATCCTGCAGCCGGACGTCGAGGCGGTCATCGGGGAGCTTTTCCCCGTGTCCAAACTCGAGCCAAACCGCCGGGCGCTTCAGACAGGCCGGGAGATGGTCCTCTCCTATGAAAATTGA